A genomic window from Prosthecobacter sp. SYSU 5D2 includes:
- a CDS encoding PSD1 and planctomycete cytochrome C domain-containing protein, with the protein MTKLKPASLAWITLTASLGAAPVDFLHDVRPVLEQHCYSCHGPEKQKSGLRFDIKAEALKGGDSHAPNILPGNAQDSPLIQFITTEDEDTQMPPKGERLSAAEVDILTRWVNEGAAWPDGVDLAKSVDKRDHWAFKPLPPQQGSLDSFITAKLEEKGLTLSPQADRRTLIRRLYLVLHGLPPSPEEVESFAADTDPHSYEKLVDRLLASPRYGERWARHWLDVIAFGETHGFEVNTPRPNAWPYRDYVINAFNNDTPYPQFILEQLAGDAVGTDAATGFIVANAALLPGQTGKDEESKAKARQDELNDMVSITGGAFLGLTLHCARCHDHKFDPVSQADYYGLHAIFSGVRHGERPLKSKEAKQHEEDNATLLPQLAKATHKYLQIEPLVGSEAMRPPVHTHWNIEHFSPVKTQKLRFTILATSENNRYEPCLDELEIYSTDGRNVALAGPGVKVSASGSRGGAKHQLMHLNDGIYGNDRSWISTTKGSGWVQVEFAKNETIEGVVWGRDRLDQFKDRLPVEYHIEVARPDGTWLKVSDASDRKPYRGPKEKLQQVKPLDETQMAAWYDSRGQISALEARLRTLKSGPMVYAGKFEQPSPAFLLNRGDVTQPKQEVPPGAVTAIGSPLSLTNDTPEQQRRMALAQWLADPANPLPARVLVNRLWQHHFGEGIVNTPNDFGRNGALPTHPELLSWLASEFIRSGWSIKHMQKLIVMSQTWQQSSAPREEGLAADAQTQLLWRYPPRRMEAEALRDAMLTVAGTLDLKMGGPGYSAFAPNSNYVRVYDPKDSFGPEDWRRMIYMTKVRVAQDSTFGSFDCPDAGQAQPKRSRSTTAIQALSLFNSSFVHQQADHFAVRIQREAGPEPEKQIHRAFALTTQRPPSEEEVTACQTLVQDHGLTALCRVLLNANEFLFVP; encoded by the coding sequence GCCTCCCAAAGGCGAACGCCTCTCCGCCGCCGAGGTGGATATCCTCACCCGCTGGGTCAATGAAGGCGCTGCCTGGCCCGATGGCGTGGACCTGGCCAAAAGCGTGGACAAGCGCGACCACTGGGCCTTCAAACCGCTGCCTCCTCAGCAGGGCAGCCTGGATTCTTTCATCACGGCCAAGCTGGAGGAAAAAGGCCTCACCCTCTCGCCCCAGGCCGACCGCCGCACCCTCATCCGTCGCCTTTACCTCGTCCTTCACGGCCTCCCACCTTCGCCGGAGGAAGTCGAATCCTTCGCTGCCGATACCGACCCGCACTCTTATGAAAAGCTCGTGGACCGTCTGCTTGCCTCGCCCCGTTATGGCGAGCGCTGGGCACGTCATTGGTTAGACGTCATCGCCTTTGGCGAGACGCATGGCTTTGAAGTCAATACCCCGCGCCCCAATGCCTGGCCGTATCGCGATTACGTCATCAACGCCTTCAATAACGACACGCCGTATCCACAGTTCATCCTGGAGCAGCTCGCCGGAGATGCCGTCGGCACCGATGCCGCCACCGGATTCATCGTCGCCAATGCCGCCCTGCTTCCCGGCCAGACCGGCAAGGATGAAGAGTCCAAAGCCAAAGCCCGCCAGGACGAGCTTAATGACATGGTCAGCATCACCGGCGGAGCCTTCCTGGGCCTCACCCTGCACTGCGCCCGCTGTCACGACCACAAATTTGACCCCGTCTCCCAGGCCGACTACTACGGCCTGCATGCCATCTTCAGCGGCGTGCGTCATGGCGAGCGCCCGCTAAAAAGCAAAGAGGCCAAACAGCACGAGGAGGACAATGCCACCCTCCTGCCCCAGCTCGCCAAAGCCACCCACAAGTATCTCCAAATCGAGCCTCTCGTCGGCAGCGAAGCTATGCGCCCTCCCGTTCACACCCATTGGAACATCGAGCACTTCTCCCCGGTGAAAACGCAGAAGCTGCGCTTCACCATCCTCGCCACATCGGAAAACAACCGCTACGAACCCTGCCTGGACGAACTGGAAATCTACAGCACCGACGGTCGCAATGTTGCCCTCGCCGGACCCGGCGTCAAAGTGTCTGCCTCCGGCAGCCGGGGCGGTGCCAAGCATCAGCTTATGCATCTCAATGACGGCATCTATGGCAATGACCGGAGCTGGATCAGCACCACCAAAGGCAGCGGCTGGGTGCAGGTGGAATTCGCCAAAAACGAAACCATCGAAGGTGTCGTCTGGGGCCGTGACCGGCTGGATCAATTCAAAGACCGCCTGCCTGTTGAATACCACATCGAAGTCGCCCGCCCGGATGGCACCTGGCTCAAAGTCAGCGATGCCAGCGACCGCAAACCCTACCGTGGCCCCAAGGAAAAACTGCAACAGGTCAAACCCCTGGACGAAACCCAAATGGCCGCCTGGTATGACTCGCGCGGTCAGATCTCCGCCCTGGAAGCCAGACTGCGCACGCTGAAATCCGGCCCCATGGTTTATGCAGGCAAATTTGAACAGCCCTCCCCCGCTTTTCTGCTCAATCGTGGAGATGTCACCCAGCCGAAACAGGAGGTTCCCCCCGGTGCCGTCACCGCCATCGGCAGCCCTTTAAGCCTAACCAACGATACACCTGAGCAGCAGCGCCGCATGGCCCTGGCCCAATGGCTGGCCGATCCCGCGAATCCCCTGCCTGCACGTGTGCTCGTCAACCGCCTCTGGCAGCATCACTTTGGCGAGGGCATCGTCAATACGCCCAACGACTTTGGCCGCAACGGTGCCCTGCCAACCCATCCCGAACTGCTCTCATGGCTCGCCTCCGAATTCATCCGCAGCGGCTGGAGCATCAAGCACATGCAGAAGCTCATCGTCATGAGCCAGACCTGGCAGCAAAGCAGCGCCCCGCGTGAAGAGGGCCTCGCCGCCGATGCCCAGACGCAGCTCCTCTGGCGTTATCCCCCGCGCCGCATGGAGGCCGAGGCCCTGCGCGATGCCATGCTCACCGTCGCCGGCACGCTGGATCTCAAAATGGGCGGCCCCGGTTACAGCGCCTTTGCGCCTAACAGCAATTACGTTCGCGTCTATGACCCCAAGGACAGCTTCGGCCCGGAGGACTGGCGACGCATGATTTACATGACCAAAGTCCGCGTCGCCCAGGACTCCACCTTTGGCAGCTTCGACTGTCCCGATGCCGGCCAGGCCCAGCCAAAACGCTCCCGTTCCACCACCGCCATCCAGGCCCTCAGCCTGTTTAACAGCAGCTTCGTCCACCAGCAGGCCGACCACTTTGCCGTCCGCATCCAGCGCGAGGCCGGCCCCGAGCCAGAGAAGCAGATCCACCGCGCCTTTGCCCTCACCACCCAGCGCCCGCCCAGCGAGGAGGAAGTCACCGCCTGTCAAACCCTCGTCCAGGACCACGGGCTCACCGCCCTTTGCCGCGTGCTGCTGAATGCCAACGAATTCCTTTTTGTGCCATGA
- a CDS encoding DUF1501 domain-containing protein — MNSPLSTNGLGLLNRRSFLSSAAGLGLASLLSENTARASTQAIRPLIQPENPLGARTTHFAPKAKRVLVIFCSGAVSHLDSWDWKPQLLKMDGKPMPGAKENFLTFQGENGNLVRPLYDFKPRGQTGKMVSDLFPHLASMTDDLTFIHSMTAKSNTHGPAENQMSTGFIFDGFPSLGSWVSYALGSEAENLPAYVAIPDPRGVPQAGVNNWGNGFLPAVFQGTAFNSSRPIYNLARPEKVSVASDLAARDVLKFLNEKHLEKFPGDTELAARISSYELAAKMQLSVPEVSDISKESPTTLKAYGVDDPNPVKSGFAKNCLLARRLLERGVRCVKLYNGAYAMGEGIGNWDGHKKLKEQYDKHAPIFDQPAAALIRDLRQRGLLEDTLVVWCTEFGRMPTFQKGASGRDHNPQGFTTWMTGAGVKPGISYGSTDELGHKAVDKVTTIYDFHATILHLMGLDHERLSYYHNGIDRRLTDVHGHVIGDILT; from the coding sequence ATGAATTCCCCGCTCTCCACCAACGGCCTCGGCCTGCTGAACCGCCGCAGTTTTCTCTCCAGCGCCGCCGGCCTTGGCCTCGCCTCGCTGTTGTCTGAGAACACCGCCCGCGCCTCCACTCAGGCCATCCGCCCGCTCATCCAGCCGGAAAATCCCCTCGGTGCCCGCACCACCCACTTCGCGCCGAAGGCCAAGCGCGTGCTCGTCATCTTCTGCTCCGGTGCCGTCAGTCATCTGGACTCCTGGGACTGGAAACCGCAGCTCCTCAAAATGGACGGCAAGCCCATGCCTGGAGCCAAAGAAAACTTCCTCACCTTTCAGGGCGAGAACGGAAACCTGGTTAGGCCGCTCTACGACTTCAAACCGCGCGGCCAGACAGGCAAGATGGTGTCCGACCTCTTCCCCCACCTGGCCTCCATGACGGATGACCTCACCTTCATCCATTCCATGACCGCCAAGTCCAACACCCACGGCCCGGCGGAAAACCAGATGAGCACCGGCTTCATCTTCGATGGTTTCCCCAGCCTCGGCTCCTGGGTCAGCTACGCCCTCGGCTCCGAAGCCGAAAACCTCCCCGCCTACGTCGCCATTCCCGATCCTCGCGGCGTTCCCCAGGCAGGCGTCAACAATTGGGGGAACGGTTTCCTCCCCGCCGTCTTCCAGGGCACCGCCTTCAATTCCAGCCGCCCCATTTATAACCTCGCCCGCCCGGAAAAGGTCTCCGTCGCCAGCGACCTCGCCGCCCGCGATGTCCTCAAATTCCTCAACGAAAAGCACCTGGAAAAGTTCCCCGGCGATACCGAGCTCGCCGCCCGCATTTCCAGTTATGAACTCGCCGCCAAGATGCAGCTCTCCGTCCCGGAAGTGAGCGACATCTCCAAAGAATCGCCCACCACCCTCAAGGCCTATGGCGTGGACGATCCGAATCCCGTGAAGAGCGGCTTCGCCAAAAACTGCCTCCTCGCTCGCCGCCTGCTGGAGCGCGGCGTCCGCTGCGTGAAGCTCTACAACGGCGCCTATGCCATGGGCGAAGGCATCGGCAACTGGGACGGCCATAAAAAGCTCAAGGAGCAGTACGACAAACACGCCCCCATTTTCGACCAGCCCGCCGCCGCCCTCATCCGCGACCTCCGCCAGCGCGGTCTTTTGGAGGACACCCTCGTCGTCTGGTGTACTGAATTCGGCCGCATGCCCACCTTCCAAAAAGGCGCCAGCGGCCGCGACCACAACCCGCAGGGTTTCACCACCTGGATGACCGGTGCCGGTGTGAAGCCCGGCATCAGCTACGGCTCCACCGACGAGCTCGGCCACAAGGCCGTGGACAAAGTCACCACCATCTACGACTTCCACGCCACCATCCTCCACCTCATGGGCCTCGACCACGAGCGCCTCAGCTACTACCACAACGGCATCGACCGCCGCCTGACCGATGTGCATGGGCATGTGATTGGAGATATTTTGACTTAG
- a CDS encoding GDSL-type esterase/lipase family protein, which produces MIRTATLTAALACLLGISPAPAQTVAVTPPAATAEKKTFQFKNGDRLVLIGNTVIEREQRYATFEPRLALALGEIEITVRNLAWSGDTVYGHARSYFGPPEEGLQRMAEHLKLLKPTVVLLCYGSEMAFEGLKDLPRFLTGYRNLLALIRKQSPGVRIIIASPPPLENLPPPLPDQTDGNQDLSSFRDALRKFAGSQNTFFVDWFELMGGIPKPGQTAKPLTENGLHYTREGYAQLSTKLIQGLGLTIPQVTPAELAPLQQEVLKKDELFFNRWRPQNETYLFGFRKHEQGQNAKEIPMFDPLIDQADAKIHELKSALLSSKKPL; this is translated from the coding sequence ATGATCCGGACCGCCACACTCACCGCAGCCCTCGCCTGCCTTCTGGGCATCTCACCGGCCCCCGCCCAGACCGTGGCCGTGACCCCGCCAGCCGCCACAGCGGAGAAAAAGACCTTCCAGTTTAAAAACGGCGACCGCCTCGTCCTCATCGGCAATACCGTTATCGAGCGTGAGCAGCGCTACGCCACCTTCGAGCCCCGCCTGGCCCTCGCCCTGGGTGAAATCGAAATCACCGTCCGTAACCTCGCCTGGAGCGGCGATACCGTTTATGGCCACGCCCGCTCCTACTTCGGTCCGCCCGAAGAAGGCCTCCAGCGCATGGCGGAGCACCTCAAGCTTCTCAAGCCCACCGTCGTCCTCCTCTGCTACGGCTCCGAGATGGCCTTCGAAGGCCTCAAGGATCTCCCCCGCTTCCTCACTGGCTACCGCAATCTTCTCGCCCTCATCCGCAAGCAATCCCCCGGCGTCCGCATCATCATCGCCAGCCCGCCCCCCCTCGAAAACCTCCCCCCGCCCCTGCCCGACCAGACCGACGGAAACCAGGATCTCTCCAGCTTCCGCGATGCCCTGCGCAAATTCGCCGGCTCCCAAAATACCTTCTTCGTGGACTGGTTCGAGCTCATGGGCGGCATCCCCAAGCCTGGCCAGACCGCCAAACCCCTCACCGAAAACGGCCTCCACTACACCCGCGAAGGCTACGCCCAGCTCAGCACCAAGCTCATCCAGGGCCTCGGCCTCACCATCCCCCAGGTCACCCCCGCCGAACTCGCCCCCCTCCAGCAGGAAGTCCTGAAAAAAGACGAGCTCTTCTTCAACCGCTGGCGTCCCCAAAACGAGACCTACCTCTTCGGCTTCCGCAAACACGAACAAGGCCAGAACGCCAAAGAAATCCCCATGTTCGACCCCCTCATCGACCAGGCCGACGCCAAGATCCACGAGCTGAAGTCCGCCCTCCTCTCCAGCAAAAAGCCTTTGTAG
- the rpsA gene encoding 30S ribosomal protein S1 — MSAATLAEMIAGSFRELSEGSIVKGRILEIKPQIVLVDIGYKSEGAIPANEFEDEDIQVGDEVEVLLEKLENDEGMVVLSKEKAAYKQNWEKIASVFRDGGLVKGKVKSVVKGGLMVNVGVEAFLPGSQIDIIPPKDLNEYVGKVFEFKIVKINDDRKNIVLSRREVIEAERAEQRQKFLDSVNPGDKVVGVVKNITDFGVFVDLNGMDGLLHITDMSWGRLNHPTEMVGIGQRLDVVILEVNREKERVSLGLKQLQNNPWENIEARYPVGQTVKGKVTKLVAYGAFCEVEEGVEGLVHVSELSWTKRIARPSDVLQVGQEIEARVLGINKEERKISLGVRQLDTNPWDDIDVRYPIGTTMTRPVRNLTAYGAFVELEEGIDGMIHVSDLSWTRKVNHPSEMLKKGQEVEATVLGIDKANQRISLGMKQLETDPWSEIDSRFKVGDVVKGKVAKIASFGAFVELEGDIDGLVHISQLSEDHVAKVKDVINVGDDVEARVIKVDKVERRVGLSIKAMNYSEADVQKESQAFEALRPSTDLVGLEQAFKFATEDWRPGQ, encoded by the coding sequence ATGAGCGCAGCTACTCTCGCGGAGATGATCGCAGGATCCTTCCGTGAACTCTCCGAAGGATCCATCGTCAAAGGCCGGATCCTCGAAATCAAACCGCAGATCGTCCTTGTGGACATCGGTTACAAATCCGAAGGTGCCATCCCCGCCAACGAGTTTGAAGATGAAGACATCCAGGTCGGTGACGAGGTCGAAGTCCTCCTCGAAAAACTGGAAAATGATGAAGGCATGGTCGTCCTCTCCAAGGAAAAGGCCGCCTACAAGCAGAACTGGGAAAAGATCGCATCCGTCTTCCGCGACGGCGGTCTCGTCAAAGGCAAGGTCAAATCCGTCGTCAAAGGTGGCCTCATGGTCAACGTCGGCGTCGAAGCCTTCCTCCCCGGCAGCCAGATCGACATCATCCCGCCAAAAGACCTCAACGAATACGTTGGCAAGGTTTTCGAATTCAAGATCGTCAAGATCAACGACGACCGCAAAAACATCGTCCTTTCCCGCCGCGAAGTCATCGAGGCAGAACGCGCCGAGCAGCGCCAGAAGTTCCTCGACTCCGTCAACCCTGGCGACAAAGTCGTCGGCGTGGTCAAGAACATCACCGACTTCGGTGTGTTTGTGGACCTCAACGGCATGGACGGTCTCCTCCACATCACCGACATGTCGTGGGGCCGCCTGAACCATCCTACCGAAATGGTCGGCATCGGTCAGCGCCTGGACGTCGTCATCCTGGAAGTGAACCGCGAAAAAGAGCGTGTCTCTCTGGGCCTCAAGCAGCTCCAGAACAACCCTTGGGAAAACATCGAAGCACGCTACCCTGTCGGCCAGACCGTCAAGGGCAAGGTCACCAAGCTCGTCGCTTACGGTGCTTTCTGCGAAGTGGAAGAAGGCGTCGAAGGCCTCGTTCACGTCTCCGAGCTTTCCTGGACGAAGCGCATCGCCCGTCCTTCCGACGTCCTCCAGGTCGGTCAGGAAATCGAAGCCCGCGTCCTTGGCATCAACAAGGAAGAGCGCAAGATCAGCCTCGGCGTCCGCCAGCTCGACACCAATCCTTGGGACGACATCGACGTTCGTTACCCGATTGGCACCACGATGACCCGTCCGGTCCGCAACCTCACCGCCTACGGCGCGTTTGTGGAACTGGAAGAAGGCATCGACGGCATGATCCACGTGTCCGACCTCTCCTGGACACGCAAGGTCAACCACCCATCCGAAATGCTCAAAAAGGGCCAGGAAGTGGAAGCCACCGTGCTCGGCATCGACAAGGCCAACCAGCGCATCAGCCTCGGCATGAAGCAGCTTGAGACCGACCCATGGTCCGAGATCGACAGCCGCTTCAAAGTCGGCGACGTCGTCAAGGGCAAGGTCGCCAAGATCGCCTCCTTCGGCGCATTCGTGGAACTCGAAGGCGACATCGACGGCCTGGTTCACATCTCCCAGCTCAGCGAAGATCATGTGGCCAAGGTCAAGGACGTCATCAACGTCGGCGACGACGTCGAAGCCCGCGTCATCAAGGTGGACAAAGTGGAGCGCCGCGTCGGCCTCTCCATCAAGGCCATGAACTACAGCGAAGCCGATGTGCAAAAAGAAAGCCAGGCTTTCGAAGCACTCCGCCCGAGCACCGACCTCGTCGGTCTCGAGCAGGCATTCAAGTTCGCCACCGAAGACTGGCGCCCCGGGCAGTAA
- a CDS encoding SGNH/GDSL hydrolase family protein — protein sequence MPTFLRILVLLLLALPFTGSAAEPTNATEAAAQKAAAAEKKAADQQALSAKFAAWKATLPPDQQAWETVLEENLGMGFYLPLYQKDKLAGRVTAWDYVQDDPKLPRVLLIGDSISRGYTLATRKALAGVANLHRAPENCGPTANGLKKLPVWLGTGKWDIIHFNFGIHDRKTPLADYEQRLDSIATQLKATGATVIWASTTPVAEGGMKDATNADLIARNAAAARVMQKHGIAINDLYSFIEPDLARLQNPKDVHFSSEGYTRLAEQVTAAITKVIPTLTSVNTAILPVGKLEKDMYGWEERHAEVMKIKDDLDPEIVLIGDSITHFWGGLPDGGKKANRGTESWEALFGSRRVLNLGFGWDRTQNVLKRIQLGELDGLQPKTIVIHIGTNNTSKTANARDNTPAEIAEGISLIIEKAQAKCPQAQIILMAIFPRGHLPTDPRRAILADINRRLAPLGQKPRITFLDITDKWLEPDGTLPKDLMPDGVHPNQKGYHIWAEALKKALPKT from the coding sequence ATGCCCACTTTCCTCCGCATCCTCGTCCTTCTCCTCCTTGCCCTCCCCTTCACTGGATCCGCCGCCGAGCCAACCAACGCCACGGAAGCCGCAGCCCAAAAAGCCGCCGCCGCCGAAAAGAAAGCCGCTGACCAGCAGGCGCTCTCCGCCAAATTCGCCGCCTGGAAAGCCACGCTGCCGCCCGACCAGCAGGCCTGGGAAACCGTGCTTGAGGAAAACCTGGGCATGGGCTTTTACCTGCCACTATATCAGAAGGACAAGCTGGCCGGGAGAGTTACCGCCTGGGATTATGTGCAGGACGACCCCAAGCTGCCGCGCGTGCTGTTGATTGGTGATTCCATCTCCCGGGGTTACACGCTGGCCACGCGCAAGGCCCTGGCGGGCGTGGCCAATCTGCATCGGGCGCCGGAGAACTGCGGCCCCACGGCCAACGGCCTCAAAAAACTCCCCGTCTGGCTCGGCACTGGTAAGTGGGACATCATTCATTTCAACTTCGGCATCCATGACCGCAAGACTCCGCTGGCGGATTATGAGCAGCGGCTGGACAGCATTGCCACCCAACTCAAGGCCACCGGTGCCACCGTCATCTGGGCCAGCACCACGCCCGTGGCGGAGGGAGGGATGAAGGATGCGACCAATGCCGACCTCATCGCCCGCAACGCCGCCGCAGCCCGCGTCATGCAAAAGCACGGCATCGCCATCAATGACCTTTACTCCTTCATTGAGCCCGATCTCGCCCGCCTGCAAAACCCCAAGGACGTCCATTTCAGCAGCGAGGGTTACACCCGGCTGGCCGAACAGGTCACCGCCGCCATCACCAAAGTCATTCCCACTCTCACCTCCGTCAACACCGCCATTCTCCCCGTCGGCAAGCTGGAAAAGGACATGTATGGTTGGGAAGAACGCCACGCGGAGGTCATGAAGATCAAAGATGACCTCGATCCTGAAATCGTCCTCATTGGTGATTCCATCACCCATTTCTGGGGCGGCCTGCCGGATGGCGGCAAGAAAGCCAACCGGGGCACCGAAAGCTGGGAAGCCCTCTTCGGCAGCCGCCGGGTGCTGAATCTCGGCTTCGGCTGGGACCGCACCCAGAACGTCTTGAAACGCATCCAGTTAGGTGAGCTGGACGGACTTCAGCCAAAGACCATCGTCATCCACATCGGCACCAACAACACCTCCAAGACCGCCAACGCCCGCGACAACACCCCGGCAGAAATTGCCGAAGGCATCTCCCTCATCATCGAAAAAGCCCAGGCCAAATGCCCGCAGGCGCAGATCATCCTCATGGCCATCTTCCCGCGCGGCCACCTGCCCACCGATCCCCGCCGCGCCATCCTGGCCGATATCAACCGCCGCCTCGCCCCTCTGGGCCAAAAACCCCGCATCACCTTCCTGGACATTACGGACAAGTGGCTTGAGCCCGATGGCACCCTGCCCAAGGACCTCATGCCGGACGGGGTGCACCCTAACCAAAAAGGCTACCATATCTGGGCCGAAGCCCTGAAAAAAGCCCTGCCTAAAACATAA
- a CDS encoding PEP-CTERM sorting domain-containing protein — MKVLPAVVLILLAVAPAKAATFLLTYGIGEITGLTAGVSKAMLVVDTAGDGFAGINDPNTDNVNHFDLANFSLTAGSTVGDDMAIWIATAQDLGDGLLGFDFSSQAFNTSDSVWNGLLGTNQRLGVYWFPEGTNEGGDPFGFYRTNEIEEGDRGYFTPLDGGINSIQTATPTLGGETDPNALTANNGTIGAIPEPSRMMLMLLGFAGLMMRRRRRA; from the coding sequence ATGAAAGTGCTCCCTGCGGTTGTCCTGATCTTGTTAGCGGTTGCGCCTGCCAAGGCGGCCACCTTTCTTTTAACCTATGGCATCGGTGAAATCACCGGCCTGACTGCGGGGGTATCCAAAGCCATGCTGGTGGTGGACACGGCCGGGGACGGTTTTGCCGGCATCAATGATCCGAACACCGACAATGTGAACCACTTTGACCTGGCCAACTTTTCACTGACCGCAGGCTCAACCGTGGGGGATGACATGGCGATCTGGATTGCGACGGCGCAGGATCTGGGAGATGGGTTGCTGGGTTTTGATTTCTCCAGCCAGGCCTTTAACACCAGCGACAGTGTCTGGAACGGCCTGCTGGGAACGAATCAAAGGCTGGGAGTGTATTGGTTTCCTGAAGGCACCAATGAAGGCGGCGATCCGTTCGGTTTCTACCGGACGAATGAAATCGAAGAAGGCGATCGCGGGTATTTCACCCCGCTGGACGGCGGGATCAATTCCATCCAGACAGCGACTCCTACATTAGGTGGAGAAACGGATCCGAATGCCTTGACCGCCAACAATGGCACGATCGGCGCCATCCCTGAGCCTTCCCGGATGATGCTGATGCTGCTGGGGTTTGCCGGTCTGATGATGCGCCGCCGGCGTCGGGCTTGA
- a CDS encoding TIGR02597 family protein, with protein MKRLPLLTIFALACSLHCPGQEISTPPVGFNSLVCPSGSDTYVSVSFNRPMAFLGAVDTAGGSAVTPQGELAWTANQFVTSGAHFVKFITGSKAGAFYEVTGNTGSALTLDLAGDSLSGVVEGDRIAVVPYWTLADLFPVGNQTIHQSVNTTSFGRRTVVLFPNLTGSGINLAPGGMYYQTSDGWKDALNGNASVNPRLEPDQYLIIRHRSQDAATTFAAAGAVDTWTVRSVLATQANAGVDNPVSNLRPVPVKLKDLELISSGAFVGSGGTTSFVRKDLLHVYDHAVVGINKIPSRVYFYNTLTQQWLSALESNRVADDDLILPASGFIIRKAKTGDGASSLWTHQPVTQ; from the coding sequence ATGAAAAGATTGCCGCTCCTGACTATCTTTGCCCTTGCCTGTTCCCTGCACTGTCCTGGCCAGGAGATTTCCACTCCGCCGGTGGGATTCAACAGCCTGGTCTGCCCGTCCGGGTCTGATACCTATGTGTCGGTTTCATTTAACCGGCCGATGGCTTTTCTGGGAGCGGTGGACACGGCGGGCGGGAGTGCGGTCACGCCGCAAGGGGAGCTAGCCTGGACTGCCAACCAGTTTGTCACGTCAGGGGCGCATTTTGTGAAGTTCATCACGGGTTCCAAGGCCGGGGCTTTTTATGAAGTGACGGGGAATACCGGCAGCGCCCTGACCCTGGACCTGGCAGGTGACAGCCTCAGCGGGGTGGTGGAAGGGGACCGGATCGCCGTGGTGCCCTACTGGACTCTGGCGGACCTTTTTCCGGTGGGGAACCAGACCATCCACCAGTCCGTCAATACGACGAGCTTTGGCCGGCGGACAGTGGTGTTGTTTCCCAACCTCACCGGTTCCGGGATCAACCTGGCACCTGGGGGCATGTACTATCAGACAAGCGACGGGTGGAAGGATGCGCTGAACGGAAATGCAAGCGTGAACCCGCGGCTGGAGCCGGACCAGTACCTGATCATCCGCCACCGCAGCCAGGATGCGGCCACCACCTTTGCAGCCGCCGGCGCGGTGGATACCTGGACGGTGCGGAGCGTGCTGGCCACCCAGGCCAATGCCGGCGTGGACAATCCGGTGAGCAACCTGCGGCCGGTGCCGGTCAAACTGAAGGATCTGGAGCTGATTTCCAGCGGGGCGTTTGTGGGCAGCGGCGGCACGACATCGTTCGTCCGCAAAGACCTGTTGCATGTGTACGACCATGCTGTTGTCGGGATTAACAAAATCCCGTCCCGTGTTTATTTTTATAACACCCTGACGCAGCAGTGGCTGTCCGCGCTGGAAAGCAACCGGGTGGCTGATGATGACCTTATTTTGCCAGCATCCGGCTTCATCATCCGGAAAGCGAAGACGGGTGACGGGGCCTCCAGCCTGTGGACCCACCAGCCTGTCACCCAATAA